The following proteins come from a genomic window of Nostoc sp. ATCC 53789:
- a CDS encoding DUF1517 domain-containing protein, translating to MRKKLQQISKPLLKTFLALGLVLTLVLSHADGALAARSGGRIGGGSFRAPSSRTYTPRTYAPPGGGGYYPGGGFGGGFGFPFLLPFWGIGGGFGGLFSILIFFAIANFLLQTFRRVSGGETPEADYSSNSPVSVTRLQVGLLAQARELQNELNHIAETADTNTPEGRAEILQEASLALLRHPEYFVYAGGGTQQASLNSAESQFNRLSLAERSKFSEETLSNVNNQLKAALAKEALPPAGELDNPTRLFTEGPGEYIIVTLLAATLGKFDIPTAINSADDLRQALRQIGSIPSEKLLAIEVLWTPQAENDTLTSDDVLANYPDLRLV from the coding sequence ATGCGTAAAAAACTACAACAAATCAGCAAACCACTGTTAAAAACCTTCTTAGCACTAGGACTGGTGTTAACTTTGGTTCTTAGCCACGCCGATGGAGCATTAGCGGCCCGCAGTGGGGGTCGAATCGGTGGTGGCTCTTTTAGAGCGCCTTCCAGCCGCACCTATACACCGCGCACTTATGCACCTCCTGGCGGGGGCGGATACTATCCTGGTGGTGGGTTTGGTGGTGGTTTTGGCTTTCCCTTCCTACTTCCTTTCTGGGGTATTGGGGGAGGATTTGGTGGTCTATTTAGCATCTTAATTTTCTTTGCGATCGCTAATTTCTTATTGCAAACTTTCCGCCGTGTCTCTGGCGGTGAAACACCAGAAGCAGATTACAGCAGTAACTCTCCTGTTTCTGTAACTCGTTTGCAAGTAGGTTTGTTAGCTCAAGCCCGTGAATTGCAAAATGAACTCAACCACATTGCTGAAACTGCTGATACTAACACCCCAGAGGGAAGAGCAGAAATTCTGCAAGAAGCAAGCCTAGCTTTACTCCGCCATCCCGAATACTTTGTATATGCAGGTGGTGGCACTCAACAAGCCAGTTTAAATTCAGCTGAAAGTCAGTTTAATCGGCTGTCACTGGCAGAACGGAGCAAGTTTAGCGAAGAAACTCTTTCTAACGTCAACAATCAGCTAAAAGCAGCCCTTGCCAAAGAAGCTTTACCCCCGGCTGGTGAACTAGACAACCCCACCCGCCTATTTACTGAAGGCCCTGGAGAATACATTATCGTCACCTTGCTGGCGGCAACACTAGGCAAGTTTGATATCCCCACAGCGATTAACAGTGCTGATGATTTGCGTCAAGCTTTGCGCCAAATTGGTAGTATCCCTAGCGAAAAACTTCTGGCAATTGAAGTACTTTGGACTCCACAAGCTGAAAATGATACGCTGACATCTGATGATGTACTGGCAAACTATCCTGATTTGAGACTTGTTTAA
- a CDS encoding calcium-binding protein — translation MPNVEADENREHRIKTEIIVDAEDKEDRAMGWYYYLEEALNFPFMAKWTKKGRKSGSTEEKEVEVLGMAPDDECLKDMLVEVAYINGKDDDVYSAKLSEIAAIDADSETQEAIADWLYWIARGYKF, via the coding sequence ATGCCTAATGTTGAAGCCGACGAAAACCGAGAGCATCGCATTAAAACAGAGATCATTGTAGATGCTGAAGACAAAGAAGACCGAGCTATGGGTTGGTACTACTACCTCGAAGAGGCTCTAAATTTTCCCTTTATGGCTAAATGGACTAAGAAGGGACGCAAATCAGGCTCTACCGAGGAGAAAGAAGTGGAGGTGCTGGGAATGGCCCCAGATGATGAGTGTTTAAAAGATATGCTTGTCGAAGTGGCTTACATTAATGGTAAGGATGATGATGTATATTCTGCAAAGTTATCTGAAATAGCAGCCATTGATGCTGACAGCGAAACTCAAGAAGCGATCGCAGACTGGCTCTATTGGATTGCCAGAGGATACAAGTTTTAA
- a CDS encoding sugar O-acetyltransferase, producing the protein MEKTEKQKMLAGELYLAEDPELAAENKRASRLLRRYNSTTEEQQDQRQQILQELFGKIGDKVSIVPPFHCDYGSNIFAGNKLFMNYGCVILDCNTVHIGDNVLCAPYVQIYTAYHPVEPEIRLSGRELAAPINIGNNVWIGGSAIICPGVTIGDNTTIGAGSVVVKDIPENVVAAGNPCRVIRYLS; encoded by the coding sequence ATGGAAAAAACCGAAAAACAGAAAATGCTCGCAGGCGAGTTATATCTGGCGGAAGATCCAGAATTGGCTGCCGAAAATAAACGAGCTAGTCGTCTGTTGCGAAGGTACAATTCTACAACTGAAGAACAGCAAGATCAACGGCAGCAAATTTTGCAAGAGTTATTTGGAAAGATAGGTGACAAAGTATCAATTGTGCCGCCCTTTCACTGTGACTATGGTAGTAATATTTTTGCTGGCAACAAATTGTTTATGAACTATGGTTGTGTAATTTTAGACTGTAATACAGTTCACATTGGTGATAATGTATTATGCGCTCCTTATGTACAAATTTATACTGCTTATCATCCTGTAGAGCCAGAAATTCGCCTTTCTGGTAGAGAATTAGCTGCCCCAATTAACATTGGTAACAATGTCTGGATTGGTGGCAGTGCAATTATTTGTCCAGGTGTCACTATTGGCGATAACACAACCATTGGTGCTGGCAGTGTAGTTGTCAAAGATATACCTGAGAATGTTGTCGCTGCTGGTAATCCCTGCCGCGTCATTCGATATTTATCCTAG
- a CDS encoding diguanylate cyclase: MFARKILVVEDEKIIASNIRKSLQKLGYSVSETTKSGEEAIKKVAETHPHLVLINICLAGEIDGVNVADIIQNHFHVPVVYLTEYSEYKTLYENQLSEPFSYIVKPFIESDLHFAIEMALYKHQSKKILYEEKQRLAAIINSMSSAVIVTYANGCIQMMNPTAEIITGWKESEAFGKDLVEVVNLVDKDVGEKIENLAADVIKTGEILDFPENCILITKDGKEIAIGDKVAPIRDRNGNITGAVLVFQDITKRKQTEAQLIRNAFYDGLTALPNRVLFLDRLRQTIERSKRRSDYYFAVLFLDLDGFKDINDRFGHGIGDEFLVAIARRLESCLRGGDTVARFGGDEFTVLLEDIKDITDATNVAKRIQESLRSPLKLNGCELSTTASIGIAWNFSSYEEPATLLRDADIAMYRAKRQGKATYAIFS, from the coding sequence ATGTTCGCCCGCAAAATCCTAGTTGTTGAGGATGAAAAAATCATAGCCTCAAATATTAGAAAAAGTTTACAAAAATTAGGTTATTCTGTATCAGAAACTACTAAGTCTGGTGAAGAAGCAATAAAAAAGGTAGCAGAAACTCATCCACATTTAGTATTAATTAATATCTGCCTAGCTGGTGAAATTGACGGTGTGAATGTAGCAGACATCATCCAGAATCACTTCCATGTGCCTGTAGTATATTTAACAGAGTATTCGGAATATAAAACATTATATGAAAACCAGCTAAGTGAGCCTTTTAGTTACATAGTCAAACCATTTATTGAAAGTGATTTACATTTTGCGATTGAAATGGCTCTATACAAACATCAAAGCAAAAAAATATTATACGAAGAAAAACAAAGGCTGGCAGCAATTATTAATAGTATGAGCAGTGCAGTGATTGTGACTTATGCTAATGGTTGTATTCAAATGATGAATCCCACAGCAGAAATAATCACGGGTTGGAAGGAAAGTGAAGCGTTTGGTAAAGATTTAGTAGAAGTAGTTAACTTAGTTGACAAAGATGTAGGAGAAAAAATTGAAAATTTAGCCGCAGATGTAATCAAAACAGGTGAAATTTTGGATTTTCCAGAAAACTGTATACTGATTACCAAAGATGGCAAAGAGATAGCGATTGGGGATAAAGTTGCACCCATCCGCGATCGCAATGGTAATATCACTGGTGCAGTTTTAGTGTTTCAAGATATCACCAAACGCAAGCAGACAGAGGCACAATTGATCCGTAATGCGTTTTATGATGGGCTAACAGCATTACCAAATCGTGTTTTATTTCTAGACAGGCTCAGACAAACAATTGAGCGCAGCAAACGCAGAAGCGATTATTATTTTGCAGTTTTATTTTTGGATTTAGATGGTTTCAAAGATATTAATGATCGCTTTGGGCATGGAATAGGGGATGAGTTTTTAGTAGCGATCGCTAGACGTTTAGAGTCCTGCTTACGTGGTGGTGATACTGTAGCCCGATTTGGTGGTGATGAGTTTACAGTTCTTTTAGAGGATATTAAAGACATTACCGATGCTACCAATGTTGCCAAACGGATTCAAGAATCGTTGCGATCGCCACTTAAGCTGAATGGATGTGAATTATCTACTACAGCTAGTATTGGTATTGCTTGGAATTTTAGTAGTTATGAGGAACCTGCAACTCTGCTACGGGATGCTGATATTGCTATGTACCGAGCTAAACGGCAGGGAAAAGCGACTTATGCCATATTTAGTTAA
- the folB gene encoding dihydroneopterin aldolase has translation MDCIHLTGIRCYGYTGYLREEQVLGQWFEVDVRLWLDISTAAKTDAIEDTLDYRSVISLIQHLVKTSKFALVEKLVATIADSILQECDRVTQVQVILSKPAAPIPDFGGKISIELTKSKSNL, from the coding sequence ATGGACTGCATTCATTTAACGGGAATTCGCTGCTATGGCTACACTGGGTATTTACGAGAAGAACAAGTGCTAGGACAATGGTTTGAGGTGGATGTGAGGTTATGGTTGGATATCTCCACAGCGGCCAAGACTGACGCGATCGAAGACACTTTAGATTATCGCAGCGTCATTAGCTTGATACAACATCTGGTCAAAACGTCTAAGTTTGCTTTGGTGGAGAAATTGGTAGCAACGATCGCAGATTCTATTCTCCAAGAGTGCGATCGTGTAACACAAGTCCAAGTAATTCTGAGCAAACCTGCTGCACCTATTCCAGATTTTGGTGGCAAAATTAGCATTGAACTTACTAAAAGTAAGTCCAATCTCTAA
- the menD gene encoding 2-succinyl-5-enolpyruvyl-6-hydroxy-3-cyclohexene-1-carboxylic-acid synthase produces the protein MFDLMPIAFRNVNQLWAYILTETLKRLGLTCAIICPGSRSTPLAIAFAQQAPEIEAISILDERSAAFFALGQAQATGRPVVLVCTSGTAGANFYSAVIEASYSRVPLLVLTTDRPPELRDCHSGQTVDQLRLYGTYPNWQTELALPSADLGMLAYLRQTVIHSWERAQTPTKGPVHLNIPFRDPLAPVPDGIDLSYLQSQFHPEDFFAGIANPFPIPHSPLPIPKEWKECDRGIIIAGVAQPSQPEEYCRAIAQLSQTLKWPVLAEGLSPVRNYAEFNHYLISTYDLILRNQQLAKQLAPEMVIQVGEMPTSKELRSWIDTTQPRRWVIDPSDQNLDPLHGRTTHLRISVEDIKAEEINLSLSSDYLQQWCDVETKVRLAVDETMGKIDEIIESKAAWLISQILPPGTPLFIGNSMPVRDVEYFWKPNNLGVRSHFNRGANGIDGTLSTALGIAHRQQSSVMLTGDLALLHDTNGFLIRNKFVGHLTILLINNNGGGIFEMLPIAKFDPPFEEFFGTPQDIDFVQLCATYNVQHELITSWEQLQQKLNQLPAKGIRVLELRTNRKLDAKWRQENLRNFAADIVI, from the coding sequence ATGTTTGATTTAATGCCGATCGCCTTTAGGAATGTTAATCAACTTTGGGCTTACATTTTAACAGAGACCCTAAAGCGGTTGGGATTGACTTGTGCCATCATTTGTCCTGGATCACGCTCTACACCCTTAGCGATCGCCTTTGCTCAACAAGCACCTGAGATTGAAGCGATTTCCATTCTCGATGAACGTTCCGCAGCCTTTTTCGCTTTGGGACAAGCTCAAGCCACCGGTCGCCCTGTGGTACTAGTTTGTACCTCTGGTACAGCAGGAGCAAATTTTTATTCAGCAGTCATTGAAGCTTCATATAGTCGCGTACCACTGTTGGTATTAACCACTGATAGACCGCCAGAATTGCGAGATTGTCACTCTGGTCAAACTGTAGATCAGTTGAGATTATATGGAACCTACCCAAATTGGCAAACAGAGTTAGCCTTACCCTCTGCTGATCTGGGAATGCTAGCTTACCTGCGACAAACAGTAATTCATAGCTGGGAAAGAGCGCAAACTCCTACAAAGGGGCCAGTACATTTAAATATTCCCTTTCGCGATCCCTTAGCGCCTGTTCCTGATGGAATTGACTTGAGTTATTTACAGTCCCAGTTCCACCCAGAAGACTTCTTCGCAGGAATAGCAAACCCATTCCCTATTCCCCATTCCCCATTACCCATACCCAAAGAATGGAAAGAATGCGATCGCGGCATTATCATTGCAGGTGTTGCCCAACCGTCACAACCAGAAGAGTATTGTAGAGCGATCGCGCAACTTTCCCAAACTCTCAAATGGCCAGTGCTAGCTGAGGGACTCTCCCCAGTCAGAAATTATGCCGAATTCAACCATTATTTAATTTCCACTTATGACCTGATTTTGCGAAATCAGCAACTAGCAAAGCAGTTAGCGCCCGAAATGGTGATTCAGGTGGGTGAAATGCCTACGAGTAAAGAACTGCGTAGCTGGATAGATACAACTCAACCCCGACGCTGGGTAATTGACCCCAGTGACCAAAACCTCGACCCTTTGCATGGGAGGACGACGCATTTACGGATATCTGTAGAAGATATAAAAGCAGAGGAGATAAATTTATCTTTATCCTCAGACTATTTGCAGCAATGGTGTGATGTGGAAACTAAGGTTAGGTTAGCTGTTGATGAGACGATGGGGAAAATAGATGAAATCATTGAGAGTAAAGCAGCTTGGTTAATTTCTCAGATTTTACCGCCAGGAACGCCTCTATTCATTGGCAACAGTATGCCTGTACGGGATGTAGAATATTTCTGGAAACCGAATAATTTAGGAGTGCGATCGCACTTTAACCGAGGTGCAAATGGCATCGATGGCACATTATCCACAGCTTTAGGAATTGCCCATCGCCAACAAAGTAGTGTGATGTTAACGGGAGATTTAGCTTTGTTACATGACACCAATGGTTTTTTAATCCGCAATAAGTTTGTCGGACATCTCACAATTTTGTTAATCAATAACAATGGCGGTGGGATTTTTGAAATGTTACCCATTGCCAAATTTGACCCGCCATTTGAAGAATTTTTTGGCACTCCCCAGGATATTGATTTTGTTCAGTTATGTGCTACTTATAATGTGCAGCATGAATTGATAACTTCTTGGGAGCAGTTGCAGCAAAAATTAAACCAACTACCAGCTAAAGGAATTAGGGTTTTAGAGTTGCGAACAAATCGGAAATTAGATGCTAAGTGGCGACAGGAGAATTTAAGAAACTTTGCCGCAGATATTGTAATTTAA
- a CDS encoding DUF2887 domain-containing protein, which translates to MRRDTIFYKLFKQFPGLLFELVDEPPPEAENYQFESVEVKETAFRIDGVFLPPADAVSKTVFFAEVQFQKDEDLYHRFFSELFLFLYRHSIRYDDWFGVIIFGSRSLEPSSSSIHRALLESDQVRRVYLDELGDLRQQPLGLGLMLLTNVTSETEAVEGARFLLEQARQQSEQAIIDLVTTIIVYKFSNLSREEIAAMLGLNLEEPRAIREAKEEGERKVVLRQLNRLVGAIPDALLSQIQGLSVEQLEALGDALLDFSSLADLEGWLQR; encoded by the coding sequence ATGCGACGTGACACCATCTTCTATAAATTATTTAAGCAATTTCCCGGTTTGCTATTTGAATTAGTAGATGAACCACCTCCAGAAGCAGAAAACTACCAGTTTGAATCAGTTGAAGTGAAAGAAACGGCGTTTCGGATTGATGGAGTATTTTTACCTCCGGCTGATGCAGTTTCCAAAACCGTCTTTTTTGCAGAAGTCCAGTTTCAGAAGGACGAAGACTTATATCACCGCTTCTTTAGTGAGTTGTTTTTGTTTCTCTACCGCCACTCTATCCGTTACGATGACTGGTTTGGGGTCATAATTTTTGGCTCTCGCAGCCTGGAACCTTCTTCCTCTTCGATTCACCGCGCTTTATTGGAAAGTGATCAAGTCAGGCGGGTTTATCTGGATGAGTTGGGAGATTTACGACAACAACCTTTGGGATTGGGTTTGATGTTGCTGACAAATGTTACTTCTGAAACCGAAGCAGTGGAAGGGGCGCGGTTTTTGCTGGAACAAGCACGGCAACAATCGGAGCAAGCGATAATTGATTTAGTGACGACGATTATTGTCTATAAGTTTTCTAATCTTAGTCGAGAGGAGATTGCAGCGATGTTGGGACTGAATTTGGAAGAACCACGGGCTATTAGGGAAGCAAAGGAAGAAGGAGAAAGAAAGGTCGTTTTACGACAGTTAAACCGACTTGTGGGTGCGATTCCTGATGCGCTTCTGTCTCAGATTCAAGGGTTATCGGTGGAACAGTTGGAAGCTTTAGGTGATGCTTTGTTGGATTTCTCTTCTCTTGCTGATTTGGAAGGATGGTTACAACGTTAA
- the menB gene encoding 1,4-dihydroxy-2-naphthoyl-CoA synthase produces the protein MQTNWQTAKTYEDILYQKTDGIAKITINRPHKRNAFRPETVFELYDAFSNAREDTTIGVVLFTGYGPHTDGKYAFCSGGDQSVRGHAGYLDDTGIPRLNVLDLQRLIRSMPKVVIALVAGYAIGGGHVLHLICDLTIAADNAIFGQTGPKVGSFDGGFGASYLARIVGQKKAREIWFLCRQYDAQQALEMGLINCVVPVEQLEAEGIQWAQEILEKSPIAIRCLKAAFNADCDGQAGLQELAGNATLLYYMTEEGSEGKQAFLEKRPPDFRSFPWLP, from the coding sequence ATGCAAACTAACTGGCAAACTGCCAAAACCTACGAAGACATTCTGTATCAAAAAACTGATGGCATTGCAAAAATCACCATCAACCGCCCTCATAAACGCAATGCTTTCCGTCCTGAAACAGTCTTTGAACTGTATGACGCTTTCTCTAATGCTCGTGAAGATACTACTATTGGTGTCGTCCTATTTACTGGCTATGGCCCACATACTGATGGTAAATATGCCTTCTGTTCCGGTGGCGATCAAAGCGTGCGCGGACATGCGGGTTATCTGGATGACACTGGTATCCCTCGCTTGAATGTGCTGGACTTACAACGCCTGATTCGTTCGATGCCGAAAGTGGTGATTGCTTTAGTCGCTGGATATGCGATCGGTGGTGGACACGTTCTACACTTAATTTGCGACCTTACCATTGCTGCCGATAACGCCATTTTCGGACAGACAGGCCCGAAAGTCGGCAGTTTTGACGGTGGTTTTGGAGCCAGCTATCTTGCCCGCATCGTGGGGCAAAAAAAAGCTAGAGAAATTTGGTTTCTTTGCCGCCAATATGATGCCCAACAAGCGCTAGAAATGGGTTTAATTAATTGCGTCGTCCCAGTCGAACAACTAGAAGCGGAAGGTATTCAATGGGCGCAGGAGATTTTAGAAAAAAGTCCGATCGCAATTCGATGTCTCAAAGCCGCCTTCAATGCTGATTGTGACGGACAAGCTGGTTTACAAGAACTCGCTGGCAATGCCACCTTACTCTATTACATGACAGAAGAAGGGTCTGAAGGCAAACAAGCTTTTCTCGAAAAGCGTCCACCAGATTTTCGCTCTTTTCCTTGGCTACCTTAA
- a CDS encoding DciA family protein, whose product MSLKSINDILGVLEKQSKWQEQPFQHLLKCWASVVGPVVAANTRPLSIQRDVLSVATSSAAWAQNLTFGRTSLLLKLNKILPTPLVDIRFSTASWQNPSVERKQQQTVLPHEHPSYLGDEISRPDVTPTKDVNAAFGHWTKIMRSRSHGLPLCPQCESPTPPGELQRWAVCSVCAAKKF is encoded by the coding sequence ATGTCGTTGAAATCAATTAATGATATTTTAGGCGTTCTGGAAAAGCAGTCTAAATGGCAGGAGCAACCATTTCAACACTTGCTCAAGTGTTGGGCAAGTGTTGTTGGGCCAGTGGTTGCCGCAAATACTCGACCATTGTCGATTCAACGCGATGTTTTGTCGGTAGCAACTTCTAGCGCTGCTTGGGCGCAAAACCTGACTTTTGGTCGCACGTCTCTGCTTTTAAAGTTGAATAAAATACTGCCAACGCCTTTGGTTGATATTCGCTTCTCTACTGCTAGCTGGCAGAATCCATCTGTGGAGAGAAAACAGCAACAAACGGTTTTGCCCCACGAGCATCCCAGTTACCTTGGTGATGAGATTAGCCGCCCTGATGTTACACCCACCAAGGATGTAAATGCTGCTTTTGGGCATTGGACGAAGATTATGCGATCGCGATCGCATGGCTTACCCCTTTGTCCTCAATGTGAATCTCCCACCCCGCCCGGCGAACTCCAGCGCTGGGCAGTCTGTTCTGTCTGTGCTGCTAAAAAGTTTTAA
- a CDS encoding PspA/IM30 family protein → MELIKRILRVIRSNLNSLIGGAEDPEKILEQTVLEMQENLVQLRSGVAQAIATQKRTQRQAAAANSQTEEWYRRAQLALQQGNEPLAREALTKRQAYKETSTALFSQIEQQNDIVARLKKDMRSLELKISEAKTKKDMYIARARSAEASSRLQEMLGGVSTTSSLSAFERMEEKVLQIEAHSEAIAQLGSDDLETQFTSLESTNNVDTELAAMKVQVLNQAENTQHNNLLTEEKQNTVQPPQQQLPKTQDS, encoded by the coding sequence ATGGAATTAATCAAGCGTATTCTGCGGGTGATTCGCTCTAATCTCAATAGTTTGATCGGTGGTGCAGAAGATCCAGAAAAGATTCTAGAGCAAACTGTCCTAGAGATGCAGGAAAATCTGGTGCAGTTGCGTTCGGGTGTAGCACAAGCGATCGCTACCCAAAAACGCACCCAACGACAGGCAGCGGCTGCCAACTCTCAAACAGAAGAATGGTATCGCCGCGCCCAATTGGCCTTACAACAAGGCAATGAACCTCTAGCACGGGAAGCTTTGACTAAGCGCCAAGCTTATAAAGAAACCAGTACAGCCCTCTTTTCTCAGATAGAGCAGCAAAACGATATAGTCGCTAGGCTAAAAAAGGATATGCGATCGCTAGAGTTAAAAATTTCCGAGGCGAAAACAAAAAAAGATATGTATATTGCTCGCGCCCGTTCTGCTGAAGCCTCTTCTCGCCTCCAGGAAATGCTTGGGGGAGTTTCTACCACTAGCAGTCTGAGCGCCTTTGAGCGTATGGAAGAAAAAGTTTTGCAAATAGAAGCTCATTCAGAAGCAATTGCCCAACTCGGTAGCGACGACTTGGAAACACAATTTACTTCCTTGGAATCTACTAATAATGTGGATACTGAATTAGCCGCGATGAAGGTGCAGGTTTTAAATCAGGCAGAAAACACACAGCACAACAATCTGCTTACCGAGGAGAAGCAGAACACGGTACAGCCTCCTCAACAGCAGTTACCTAAAACTCAAGACTCTTGA
- a CDS encoding PspA/IM30 family protein has translation MGLFDRIKRVVSSNLNDLVNKAEDPEKMLEQAILEMQEDLVQLRQGVAQAIAAQKRSEKQYNDAQNEINKWQRNAQLALQKGDENLARQALERKKTYTDTSAALKASLDTQSTQVETLKRNLIQLESKISEAKTKKEMLKARITTAKAQEQLQGMVRGMNTSSAMSAFERMEEKVLMQEARAQAQGELAGADLETQFARLEGSSDVDDELAALKAQMLPPATPVTQAQLPPQQETTPAKSNEVVDAELDSLRKQLDQL, from the coding sequence ATGGGATTATTCGATCGCATTAAGCGAGTAGTTAGTTCTAACCTCAACGACCTGGTTAACAAAGCCGAAGACCCCGAAAAAATGCTAGAACAAGCCATCCTGGAAATGCAGGAAGACTTGGTGCAGCTGCGTCAGGGAGTAGCCCAAGCGATCGCCGCCCAAAAACGTAGTGAGAAACAGTACAATGATGCCCAAAATGAAATCAATAAGTGGCAACGCAATGCTCAACTAGCACTGCAAAAAGGTGATGAGAACCTAGCAAGGCAAGCTCTAGAGCGCAAAAAAACTTATACTGACACCAGCGCCGCCCTCAAAGCTAGCTTAGATACCCAAAGTACTCAAGTTGAAACCCTCAAGCGCAACTTAATCCAGCTGGAAAGCAAAATTTCTGAGGCTAAAACCAAGAAAGAAATGCTTAAAGCTCGGATCACAACTGCCAAAGCCCAAGAGCAACTCCAAGGCATGGTGCGTGGGATGAATACCAGCAGTGCAATGTCTGCCTTCGAGCGGATGGAAGAAAAAGTCTTGATGCAAGAAGCCCGGGCCCAGGCACAAGGAGAGTTAGCAGGTGCAGATTTAGAAACCCAATTTGCCCGGTTGGAAGGTAGTAGCGATGTTGATGATGAATTGGCAGCTTTGAAAGCGCAAATGCTACCACCCGCTACTCCAGTAACTCAAGCACAACTTCCACCCCAACAAGAAACCACTCCTGCTAAGTCGAATGAAGTGGTTGATGCCGAGTTGGATTCCCTACGCAAGCAATTGGATCAACTATAA
- a CDS encoding thioredoxin family protein, whose translation MSKAVITITDAEFETEVLKAEQPVLVYFWASWCGPCQLMSPMINSAASKYSDRLKVVKMEIDPNPLTVKQYQVEGVPALRLFQGQEVLISTEGVIGKDKLLELLDTHLNSN comes from the coding sequence ATGAGTAAGGCTGTAATCACCATAACTGATGCTGAGTTTGAAACAGAAGTGTTAAAAGCTGAACAGCCTGTATTAGTTTACTTTTGGGCTTCCTGGTGTGGCCCTTGTCAATTGATGTCGCCCATGATTAACTCAGCTGCTAGCAAATATAGCGATCGCCTCAAAGTCGTGAAAATGGAAATTGACCCCAACCCACTCACTGTTAAGCAGTACCAAGTGGAAGGTGTTCCGGCTCTGAGACTATTTCAAGGCCAGGAAGTTTTAATTTCGACTGAGGGAGTCATCGGTAAAGATAAGTTACTCGAACTCTTAGATACGCACTTAAATAGTAATTAG